In Papaver somniferum cultivar HN1 chromosome 9, ASM357369v1, whole genome shotgun sequence, the genomic stretch ttttcgatctaacggttgagaaatattagattgaatctaaatcagattttcatctaacggttaatattgattgctttgtaactaaggaaaaaccctgatttgaaaggttatataaaggagacatttagcattgagaaaactaatctccatacgtccgtgtgatactagtttctctgctagagtcgattctcctttaacctttggtttttcttcttctaaaaccaggttaacgacttaaagacttcattgggattgtgaagccagaccgatactacttttatcgtagttgtgtgatctgatcttgcatcttctatcgtaacagtacaatcatattgattggcttgagatcgtgagagttctccgataggcaagatataaaaagtaatcacaaacaccttcgtctcatcgtttgtgattccacgacatcttgtttcgctaccatacgattaagattgttgtgaggtgattgattaatcctggctattcttcgggaatataagaccggattatcaattggttcatgttcaccttgattattatcaaaagacggaacaaatttttttagggtttttctgtgggagacagattgatcctttgatagacttgtctgtgtgagacagatttgtttattgttaaagcctgcgattttgggtcgtagaaactcttagttgtggatgagatcatctaaggaaatcaagtgcgcagtatcttgctgggatcagaggcgtagggagtacaactgtaccttggatcagtgggagactgattgaggttcaactatagttcattccgaagttagcttggagtaggctagtgtctgtagcggcttaataagtgtgtattcaatatggactaggtcccggcgtttttctgaatttgcgatttcctcgttaacaaaatttctggtgtctgtgttatttctatttccgcattatatttgtttatataattaaaataatacaggttgtgcgtttgaatcaatcaattggaaatccgacctttggttgttgattgatattgattgatccttggacattggtctttggtaccgtccaagttattccttgtgtttgattatagactcgctgatttctattagcttgagtgaatcaaaacaagagagagatattaactccttgagatacttttatctagattgagtctgattgtctagttgattctctagtaagtgtttcagagttagtccatacagattgctaatcgaaatattgggtggtgttgttagacccccgctttttcagatgttGCTTCAAAGGAGAAACCTGATGATTTATTGATTGGTACGTTAAATTTGATGGCGTTCACACAATCATTCCAAACCCGACCACTAGTGTGGCAGAAGATAATACAGTCCGTAATGAAGAGGTTGTGCAGCCTGATAATTTAGAAGCGCAATCTATTCATGCTCCGGCTACTAATTTGGCTGTTGAGTCATCGCAGAATGGCATTTCTGCTACAGATGCAATTGATTTGGAAAAGGAGGAACAAGAGATTTATGCTCATTATGATGAACAGAAAAAACTCGCTAATGAAATGGCTAAGGCTGCGGATTTAGCTAAGCATGAACAAGATGTGTCTTTGGCCAAGTTACAAAATATGAGAAGATCAATTATGGAACGGAAAAAACAAGCTGAGGCTGAGGTGCAGCAATCTTTTGAGAAACAACATGCCGAGGTGCAACATGCTGAGATGCAACATTCCGAGGAACAACAAGCTGCAGTGCAAGATGTTGAGATACTTGTTGGGGGCACTAGTCGTATTGAAACTATTTCCATGGGTGATCCACCAGCTAATTATATTATGGAGCCAGCTGGAGAAGATGGTTTTTAGTTACCCTactaaaacaacaagaagaaatgcCCAGGCCAACATAACGGAGCCTCTTGAGACTTCAAATATGTTTGAGACTGGAACTGAAGAGACTGAAGAGGAGGTTGAAAACGTTTTTACTGAGACTCAGACTGAACCTTTATCGACAGCAATATCTACTGGCTTGGTAGAGATTGAGGCTGCGAAATTGGATTGGGACGCTGCTAAGGATGAGGAAGACCGCTTGAAGAGGGAAAAATCTGAAAAGAAGAAGCTAGATGCTTTATCCAAGAAAGGTGATAAGGGTACTAAAGTTGCGCCTAAGAATAAGGATACTCACACTGCTCCTAAGCCAGGTGAGGAAGAAATCCATGTTGGTAGACGAGGAAGAAGTAGGTCAGGCAAAGATGATGAAaagggttcggcaagcccttcaCGTGAATCAGTTATTTAATGCGTGTCTTTTATTAGAATTCTCAAGGCTTGGCTAAAtatggtgcaagggccaagttgacTGAGCTATATCACTTGCATAATCCTAACATAATTTGTATTGCAGAACCGCATGTTTTTTGCACTCCGCGTTTTGTTAGGAAGTTAAATTTAGTGAacttttgtgaagatgttattacaaatgaagcaaatggagaaaagGGTAATCTCTGGATTGTAGAGGAATTCCTTGACAAGGCCGGAtgttttatcttcttcaaagCAGGCAATTACTTTGAATGTTGCGGGAGATTTCGTTACGGCAGTGCATGCTTCTTTTGATCTGGTTACAAGAAGAAGACTTTGGCGTCAGTTGGGTTTAGGTTTTATATCTATTCCTTGGTTGGTGTTGGGGGATTTTAATTGCATCTTACGATTagatgagaagaagggtggtaGGCCAATAAAGGAAATTTATGTGAATGAGTTTAGAAGTTGGATTTCAGACAATGGGCTGgttgaggatgatgttattgggaaaaaatatacttggtctaattgtcgtAGTGGTAATGATAGAATTATTTCGAAGCATGATAGAGCGGTTGTGAATGATGCTTGGCTCTACAAATATGAAAACTGGAGGTGTAAGGCTTTGCCTaggggtccaagagcatagctcagtggtatcccttcaactccagtaaggaggaagttaGGGGTTCAATCCCCGCCGTCGTAAAGGTTTGTAgtagattagttgtatagtgggttgAGCGGTGTTGGGTCTAGCAGTGGGGCCAGTCCAACTGGCTGGGTTCGGGTAGGGGCCTGGGTCCGGCTTTcacgtatcaaaaaaaaaaaggctttTCCTAGAATTTGCTCGGATCATTCTCCTCTTTTTGGGTTTGCTTTTGAGAATCCTAGGCCAGCCAGGGCGCCTTTTAGAATTCAGAACATGTGGTTGTCTCATTCAAGTTTCATGCAGATGGTTGAAGATAGTTGGAATATGCAACTTAGTGGTGCGCCTCCTTTTGTGTTCACGGCCAAATTAAAGAGGTTGAAAGAGGcgttgaagatttggaatagaactGTTTTTGGTAAAGTTCAATTTCGTTTGAAACAAGCTGAATTAAAACTTGAAACCGATAATGATCTTTTGGACTTTGATCATGGTAGTGCGTTGCAGTTTGTGAAGGTTGCGGATGCTAAGAAAGCTGTTGATGATGTGAGAACGGAGTTGGAAGTTATGCTTAAGATGAAGTCGCGTGTAACTTGGTTGGAGGATGGAGATCAAAATACCCGATTTTTTCATAATAGCATTCAGGAGTCAAAATACAATTTCAGAACTTAAAACTATGACTAacactactttgtttttgcaggatgagatAAAGGACTACGTTGTAAACCATTATCAAGCAAAATTCAATGGTGGTGATGTTAATATTGATCCAAGGCTTTTTGATATTGAACATGAGAGCATAAGTGCAACTGAAAGTGCTTTCATGGATGCTATTCCGATCTTAGAGGAGGTTAAAGAGgctgtttttgatttgggagcggACTCTGCgcctggtccagatggatttacaggttctttctaTAGACAATGCTGGAACATTATTTCTAAAGATCTTTTTAATGCCATTGCAAACTGTTGGGCTATGCATAAAATTCCCAATGACATTAATTCAAGTTTTATAGTTCTCATTCCTAAAAATAGCAAGTCTGATGCTATCAAGGattataggccaattggtttgagtaattttttcatcaaaatcatcactaAGATTTTGGCTACCAGGCTTGGTACGGTGCTTAATAAGTTGATTTCTGAAGAACAAGTGACTTTTATGAAGGGAaggaatattcatgaaaatatagCTTTGGTGTCAGAGTTGATCAATGAGATTAGCACGGAAAGGAAACATGGTaatgttggcctcaaactggATATTGCGCAAGCTTTTGATACGGTAAGTTGGGAGTTCATTACTGAAGTTTTTAGGCAATATGGATTTTCCGAGAATTGGTGTTCATGGATCCCTAACATCTTGAATTCGGCTCGAATTTCTGTGATGATAAATGGTAGCCCTGAAGGATTCTTTAGCATCTCTAGAGGTTTGCGCAAGGTGATCccctttcacctttgatttttgttcttattgaagatgttttaagACGCAATCTCTCTAAATTATTTGCAAGACGAAGTATGCATTCTATGGTTAGCAAGAAAGGTGTGGCCCCCTACGCATCTACTTTTTGCAGacgatattcttattttctgtagaGGTAATCTTCATAGTTTGCAAAATTTGAAGAACATGCTGGGTATGTACCAACGTGCTTCTGTCCAATATGTAAGTTTTGCCAAAAGCAAGTTTTACTATGGAGGTGGCACTGGCTCTCGTGCTATTACTATAGCTAACTATTTGGGAATGGAAAGAGCTTTTTTTCTGGACAAATACTTGGGAATTCAACTGAAGCCTGGTATTGTTCGTCACATTCATGTTAGTCAAGTGGTGGAAAAAATTATGGACAAGTTGGCCGGCTGGAAAGGTAAGCTTCTATCCTTTCAGGCCAGACTTGTTTTGATTAGATCAGTGATATCTAGCTATGTGCTTCATTCTATGGCTGTCAACAAGTGGCCATGCACGATTATTAAGCAGGTTGAGAGGGCCATTAGAAATTTTCTATGGTCGGGAGATGCTGAGAAACGTAAATATtttacggttctttatgatgatttgtgtTGCTCGAGGCGTGAAGGTGGCCTTGGCCTTAAGAAGTTGTTGgatgttaatagggccatgcttatgaagttgcgGGTTTCTATTCGAGATTCAGACAAGATTTGGGCCAGATTCTTGAGGGCGAAATACTTCAAGTTGAATGGAAACTTGATCGATTATAAATTGGGTTCCTCAGTTTTCCCTGGGATTAGATTGGTCTATAACTTTGCGCAATCGCACACTCGATCAATTGTAGGTGATGGtactaatacttccttattttttgataattggtgtggggATTTTTCTATTGCGAAGCGGCTTGGAGTTTTTTCCAAAGGGCCAAATGATTTCACAACAAAggtgagtgatattattgttgatggtgctTAGGCCATACCTCCTCGCGTGAGGGATTTGATGATTCTTtgtaatattgatgttgataatctgCCGCTTATTGCTGGTGGGGATGATTACAAAATATGGGATTTGGATACCAAGGGCGTTTTTTCAGTCAAGTCTGCAAAGGCTGCTATTAAGGCGCCAGCTGAAGTTTTGCCTACTGCAACTCTGTTCACTAGGAAAGTTGTACATCCTACTTTGAGTGTTCAATATTGGAAAATTTGGGCGAAACAGTGTTGTGCAACTGAAGATAACATTATCAAGAAGACTGGTAGAAGCATGCCAACGATTTGCCGCCTGTGTAGGAAGAATGACGAGACTATGAGCCATATCACTTGGCATTGCAAAGTTGCTAAGAGAATCTGGGCTTGGGCGGTAACAATTTTTAAACTGCAACCCAGTGAAGATCTGGTGGCCTCTTACAAAGCTGCCAAAGGCCAGAGCAGGATGATAAAGGATGTGTGGCTAGTTGCTAACTTGGCAATAGTCACAGAATTGTGGAAGATGCGCAATAAGGTGTATTTTGAGGATTTTAAGATGCATTGGCTAGGTTTTAAAGGTAGAGTTTATCAGGTTATTCGTGATAACTCGATTAGAATGAAGGGACATATGTATAATACGCAAGAGGATTTGCGCATCTTGAATTATTTCAGGGTGCAGCATAGATCGAGCAAGTTTTCAACGCCAAAAGAGGTTAGTTGGTTTCCTCCCAATCCTGATGAAATAAtgatatgttgtgatggtgcctcTCGCGGTAACCCAGGCCAAGCTGGAGCTGGTGTCACTTTTAGAGATGCTAATGTAGTTGTTCTTGGAGTT encodes the following:
- the LOC113312892 gene encoding uncharacterized protein LOC113312892, which translates into the protein MILCNIDVDNLPLIAGGDDYKIWDLDTKGVFSVKSAKAAIKAPAEVLPTATLFTRKVVHPTLSVQYWKIWAKQCCATEDNIIKKTGRSMPTICRLCRKNDETMSHITWHCKVAKRIWAWAVTIFKLQPSEDLVASYKAAKGQSRMIKDVWLVANLAIVTELWKMRNKVYFEDFKMHWLGFKGRVYQVIRDNSIRMKGHMYNTQEDLRILNYFRVQHRSSKFSTPKEVSWFPPNPDEIMICCDGASRGNPGQAGAGVTFRDANVVVLGVLSVGLGCQTNYFAEVSAVIYGAMLAKREVNFSADALAKQACLLAEDIFEFYEGRPGFLLSVEWPGEWKYREDKEAEESFY